CACTAGGTTCTGCACATTAAATAAGACTTATAAATCACTCTATGATTTGAGTTTGAATTTACATTAAGCTACCAAATTAAGCTACCAAATATATGGTATACAACTTCCTAAAAACAACACCTGAACACACATACCGGTAAACGTGGCAACTTCGAAACAGCTTTAATGCTTTCCCGGGATGTCGCACCCTCAGGCCAATTCAATCTTCCCTTTCTTATGTATTTCTCGGCATGATATCTGAAGACAAAGAAATGAACAAGTTACCAGATGGAACATTTCAAAATAACCAACATAACaagagaaaacttaaaaagatggAATCACATACCCAACTCTCTTCAACATGTGACTTGGTATCGACCCCATTACCCTCTCCATCATGGCCAGATGCTCTATGTTCTCATGCGTCTTAAACATTGTCTCTCCCTGCAAAAACAATGTGTTGCAGCTTTTTCACACAAAATTATGTATAATAAAATAGTATGTGGCAGCAAAGCGAAAACCTACCGAGCAGAGCTCAATTAAGATACAACCTATACTCCAAATATCACAAGGGTAACTCCATCCAAGTCCTGTAGAAACCAAAATGAATATCACACAGTCAAACAACAGAAGCTAGTGGCCAAATACAGGCACAGCAACCTAAAAGATCAGAATAACAAATATGACTGAACGTGTTAGTAACTTACCAAGAATAACCTCAGGAGCACGGTAGTGCCGTGTTGATACAATGTAACTGTGATCACGACGATCATAAGTTGCACTGCCAAAATCAATAACCTTGATAGCACTTGATTTTGGCAACCTCTTGTAATAGGATCCATCTTTGGGCGATCGAGAAGAAACCTTCTGATAGAAAAGGCAAGAAGAGAAAATTAGATATTGAGAAACATACACAGGGGAAGTGGGACACAAATAAATATCCAAGTACTATTTCTTCTAAGAAATTTGAACCTAGAGATTGGAGAATGTACGTCTAAACAATTTACCTTCAAATCCGGCACCTTTACATACTCTGGCGACACAAGAAGTATGTTCTCAGGCTTCAAGTCGGTATGGACAAGATGCAAATCATGCATAACTGTAGGAAATCATAAAGAGGTAAGACACTGAGTATTAAAATCAAGATCAAAACTAATCAAAGAGACTAGATCTTGAACACATTTAACGCCAATGGGAAAAAATCCAGTAACTGCACCCACGGAACCTTAAAACAAGATCTTAATTGAACAACTACAATAAACCTTAAAACAAAGTCTTAATTGTACAACTAAGATACTATCGGATTCATGATTGAACTTGAAAAGATAAATTAACTTGAACCAGCAAAATTTTACTACACACATGCTATAGATTCCAAAAGCTGTCTTCCAAGTTCACGGACTAGATCAATAGGAAATGAGCGATAATTGTTTTTCCGGAGAAAATCGTATAAGCTTGGACCAAGCTTCTCAAATACCTGTTGAAATCATTTAAATCCATACATGTTTTAACACCCTTAACCCTCGTAAAGATATGTGGGACTGGGAAATCAATCTACCAATCAGATACTTACAATACATATATGGTTACGATAGTCAAACCAGCTACGTATTTGCACACAACTGCAAAGAATAAAGCATCTTAACAGCTTATCCAGAGTATCACTCAATACTAAAAATGCCAGCTATAACACATAAGAAtcataagatgaaaaaaaaagatgaaaaaaaaaagaatctgcTCAGGAAAACTACGCACTTGATCCCATTTTTATCGTGTCTAGCAAGCTTCTCAAGAACATCAACTTCTATCATTGCTGCCTCACGATACTTCTTAATAGAACGGATGATTTTGACAGCCACCATTTCGTTCCTATCTTGATCCCAGCATTCCAAAACCTGCCCAAAGGTTCCTGGACACAGAGGGAAAGAAACTAAAGATAAGTACAAAGCCAAGAAGCACGCGATACTAACCTTTCTTTTGAAAAGATAATCAATAAAAACAGAGCACAAAAAAATGTAACAACCCATctacaagaaaaacaaataaagacAACAACATAATTATACTAACTGTAGCTTATAATTGGAAGTGTAGAAACTGACCTTCACCCATCTTGCTGTGTATCTTGTCTGTAAGAAAAGAAATGCAAAGATATGAGAAAACGCAAATAGAAAAAGTATTAACACAATTAGAAATCTACTAGCAGTCTATGCTCTTATAGAGAGCAATGGTTGGACAGTGTAATTACAGCGAGCAGTTAAATTATCTCCAATTGCAAACACGTAATGCCCATCTTTATCATCATCTCTCCATGGGGGAGAACCATTTCGAACAACACCCTTTCCAAATAGAGAAGAACTAGTAGTGTGGTCTGAAGGAACAAAGCTCGTAACATTTCCAACTTCTTGCGCACATATTATTCCTATCTGAGCCTACACACATCCACCCATTCATATTCTTCTTAAAcaaagaaacatatttaaaattcTCACCCCTTTATAGTCAGTCAATTCTTCAATAGTATTCCCTTTCGAATATATCTTATATACCACAACAAAATTTGCAAAAACATCACATAATTCTTGGTTATTATTAAGCAACTtacaattttctgaaaatgtaatGTGAAATTCAGCaaaaaaagtcatcctccaccaAAACGGATTAAGAGAATCATAAGGCTCAATCCAATTACTATGatgcgaaaatataaaaattgaacAATTTTAATACGTTGTACAAACCCTTAAAACAAAACAGCGATTGGAAAAGTAtgaaattaaataataaaaatacatcTTATAGGACCAAATCAGAAccagaaaaaaaatacaaaaactaTAGAAAATATCAGATACAAGctaatctttattattttttaaatcgggaaggaaaacaaaaaaaaacatatgtaGATCTAACAAATAAGAGATGTACAAAAACAGCATCAGATCTATACTAAAGAACAACAAAGATTACaatttcaaataaaataaaaggaaaaagaaaggaaaaactaCCTCAGACGTCGCAGAAGGAAGAACATCCCAACCTAACAGCCTTGGTCTTTTACGAGGACGGCGATCCATATGATTGTGAGGAAACTCTGTTATACACTCCATAGCCATGATCGACTAAAGAAGAATTACTTGCAGAGCTTtataagaaaaagataagatcggttgattttggtgaaaccctaacttGTTTCTTTTTTTAAGGGGGTATATATTTAACGAATATCCGATTTAACAGTTGAGGAAATTATCTGCTAAAACTAAACAAAACaggtcataaaaatccaaggtgatcATATTTGTCGTACAAAAATCTCATTTAaatgggatccattaaaactccattttaaacaaagttgatacaaaaattccaaatttttaaa
This genomic stretch from Papaver somniferum cultivar HN1 chromosome 5, ASM357369v1, whole genome shotgun sequence harbors:
- the LOC113282376 gene encoding serine/threonine-protein kinase AFC2-like isoform X2, whose protein sequence is MAMECITEFPHNHMDRRPRKRPRLLGWDVLPSATSEAQIGIICAQEVGNVTSFVPSDHTTSSSLFGKGVVRNGSPPWRDDDKDGHYVFAIGDNLTARYKIHSKMGEGTFGQVLECWDQDRNEMVAVKIIRSIKKYREAAMIEVDVLEKLARHDKNGINCVQIRSWFDYRNHICIVFEKLGPSLYDFLRKNNYRSFPIDLVRELGRQLLESIAFMHDLHLVHTDLKPENILLVSPEYVKVPDLKVSSRSPKDGSYYKRLPKSSAIKVIDFGSATYDRRDHSYIVSTRHYRAPEVILGLGWSYPCDIWSIGCILIELCSGETMFKTHENIEHLAMMERVMGSIPSHMLKRVGYHAEKYIRKGRLNWPEGATSRESIKAVSKLPRLPNLVMDHVDHSAGDLIGLLQGLLTFDPSDRMTAREALRHPFFTRERQRISQAF
- the LOC113282376 gene encoding serine/threonine-protein kinase AFC2-like isoform X1, with translation MAMECITEFPHNHMDRRPRKRPRLLGWDVLPSATSEAQIGIICAQEVGNVTSFVPSDHTTSSSLFGKGVVRNGSPPWRDDDKDGHYVFAIGDNLTARYKIHSKMGEGTFGQVLECWDQDRNEMVAVKIIRSIKKYREAAMIEVDVLEKLARHDKNGINCVQIRSWFDYRNHICIVFEKLGPSLYDFLRKNNYRSFPIDLVRELGRQLLESIAFMHDLHLVHTDLKPENILLVSPEYVKVPDLKKVSSRSPKDGSYYKRLPKSSAIKVIDFGSATYDRRDHSYIVSTRHYRAPEVILGLGWSYPCDIWSIGCILIELCSGETMFKTHENIEHLAMMERVMGSIPSHMLKRVGYHAEKYIRKGRLNWPEGATSRESIKAVSKLPRLPNLVMDHVDHSAGDLIGLLQGLLTFDPSDRMTAREALRHPFFTRERQRISQAF